The following are encoded together in the Monodelphis domestica isolate mMonDom1 chromosome 5, mMonDom1.pri, whole genome shotgun sequence genome:
- the ERGIC2 gene encoding endoplasmic reticulum-Golgi intermediate compartment protein 2 isoform X2 — MKCQYVGADVLDLAETMVAAADGLVYEPVIFDLSPQQREWQRMLQTIQSRLQEEHSLQDVIFKSAFKSASTALPPREDNSLQPPDACRIHGHLYVNKVAGNFHITVGKAIPHPRGHAHLAALVSHDSYNFSHRIDHLSFGELVPGIINPLDGTEKIANDHNQMFQYFITVVPTKLNTYKISADTHQFSVTERERAINHAAGSHGVSGIFMKYDLSSLMVTVTEEHMPFWQFLVRLCGIIGGIFSTTGMLHGIGKFLVDIICCRFRLGAYKPVTSVQDGHTNNHLPLTKNSIHSTS; from the exons GTAATATTTGATCTCTCACCCCAACAAAGAGAGTGGCAGAG aatgttACAAACAATTCAGAGTAGACTTCAAGAGGAACATTCACTACAAGATGTGATATTCAAAAGTGCTTTTAAAAGTGCCTCAACAGCACTACCCCCAAG GGAAGATAATTCATTACAACCTCCGGATGCATGCAGAATTCATGGTCATCTGTATGTCAATAAAGTAGCAGGGAATTTTCACATAACTGTGGGCAA GGCAATTCCACATCCCCGAGGTCATGCACACCTGGCGGCTCTTGTCAGCCATGACT ccTACAACTTTTCTCATAGAATAGATCATTTGTCTTTTGGTGAACTTGTTCCAGGAATTATTAATCCTCTAGATGGAACTGAAAAAATTGCTAATGATC aTAACCAGATGTTCCAGTACTTTATCACAGTTGTGCCAACAAAACTCAATACATACAAAATTTCAGCAGACACTCACCAGTTTTCAGTGACAGAAAGG GAACGTGCCATTAACCATGCAGCAGGAAGCCATGGAGTATCTGGGATATTTATGAAATATGATCTTAGTTCCCTTATGGTAACAGTGACTGAAGAGCATATGCCATTCTGGCAGTTTTTAGTGAGACTATGTGGTATTATTGGAGGAATTTTCTCAACAAcag GCATGCTTCATGGAATTGGAAAATTCTTAGTTGACATAATTTGTTGTCGTTTCCGACTTGGAGCCTACAAACCTGTTACTTCT GTCCAGGATGGCCACACAAACAACCACTTACCTCTTACAAAAAATAGTATACATAGCACCTcctga